The proteins below are encoded in one region of Clostridium pasteurianum DSM 525 = ATCC 6013:
- a CDS encoding Shedu immune nuclease family protein, with product MYDEKEKLITEFKKMLDDVNTKENDIQEFIETYSQLIPTPFLLGHALHFNSVISKFKLSDSYITDFAYMTKCTDYWNLVLIELEDSHKKIFTNNKNNTYFHNEFNHAYDQITSWKNYIEQNKECVLKKITKLKLPIKYTPIRIKYVLIIGRNSDKNTEEKINMFAQKSNDDVKVMTYDSIISMYKHLEVSINKMVLSHWKGGFKVKHVPDNLDTSIFASVKPEYLDIGTENTKKLIAQDYQIDRWRRGYPLMYNSKYDAKTYKEKATNILAKVTVTDDEIERKFD from the coding sequence ATGTATGATGAAAAAGAAAAATTAATAACAGAGTTCAAAAAAATGCTAGACGATGTAAATACAAAAGAGAATGATATACAAGAATTTATTGAAACTTATTCACAATTAATACCAACACCATTTTTATTAGGGCATGCCTTACATTTTAATAGTGTTATATCGAAGTTTAAACTTTCGGATAGTTATATAACAGATTTTGCATATATGACTAAGTGTACAGACTATTGGAATTTAGTTTTAATTGAGTTAGAAGATTCTCATAAAAAAATATTTACAAATAATAAAAATAATACTTATTTTCATAATGAGTTCAATCATGCTTATGATCAAATTACTTCATGGAAAAATTACATAGAACAAAATAAAGAATGTGTATTAAAAAAAATAACTAAACTAAAATTGCCAATAAAATATACACCAATAAGAATAAAATATGTATTAATTATAGGAAGAAATAGTGATAAGAATACTGAGGAAAAAATAAACATGTTTGCACAGAAGAGTAATGATGACGTTAAAGTAATGACTTATGATAGTATTATATCAATGTATAAGCATTTGGAGGTATCTATAAATAAAATGGTTTTATCTCATTGGAAGGGAGGATTTAAAGTTAAACATGTTCCAGATAATCTTGACACAAGTATATTTGCATCTGTAAAACCAGAATATTTAGATATTGGTACAGAAAATACAAAAAAACTAATTGCTCAGGATTATCAAATAGATCGTTGGAGACGAGGATATCCATTAATGTATAATTCCAAATATGATGCTAAAACATATAAAGAAAAAGCTACTAATATTTTGGCAAAAGTTACTGTTACAGATGATGAAATCGAAAGAAAGTTTGACTAA
- a CDS encoding YjfB family protein — MSVMKMAMDTGNETAAQMTEMMKNVAVDPNLGQHLDARV; from the coding sequence ATATCAGTAATGAAGATGGCAATGGATACAGGGAATGAAACTGCTGCTCAAATGACGGAAATGATGAAGAATGTTGCAGTAGACCCTAATCTAGGGCAACATTTGGATGCAAGGGTATAG
- a CDS encoding glycosyltransferase family 2 protein, producing the protein MLSLCMIVKNEEKNLKSCLSKVAAFVDEIIIVDTGSIDNTKIIASQFTDEIYDFKWCNDFSKARNFSICKASKDWILVLDADEFVTDFFRDNIDKFIKNSLNKNKVGRIQRINIMEDSNGNKKYTERVNRLFNRNYFHYEGIIHEQLIALDGKTYETEIIDITVDHLGYTEEALNRTDKLKRNIGLLKVAVKNDSEDPYLYFQLGKSYYMLKDYKTSALYFEKALSFQLDFKLEYVEDLVETYGYSLINNGRYSESLILENCLEVYSKLPDFHFLLGLIYMNNAKFTQAIKCFLECTKFPYSKVEGITTYISYYNVGVIYDVLGFGEKAMEYYKMCGDYEPARNRIKAQLN; encoded by the coding sequence ATGTTATCTTTATGTATGATAGTTAAAAATGAAGAAAAAAATCTTAAAAGTTGCTTATCCAAAGTAGCTGCTTTTGTAGACGAAATAATTATAGTAGATACAGGTTCTATTGATAATACAAAGATTATCGCATCACAATTTACAGATGAAATTTATGACTTTAAGTGGTGTAATGATTTCTCAAAAGCTAGAAATTTCTCTATATGTAAAGCTTCAAAGGATTGGATACTTGTGTTAGATGCAGATGAGTTTGTTACAGATTTTTTTAGAGATAATATAGATAAATTTATAAAAAACTCTTTAAATAAAAATAAGGTAGGTAGAATTCAGAGAATTAATATAATGGAGGATTCTAACGGTAATAAGAAGTATACTGAAAGGGTAAATAGACTTTTTAACAGAAATTATTTTCATTATGAAGGAATAATTCATGAGCAGCTTATAGCTTTGGATGGTAAAACCTATGAAACAGAGATCATAGATATAACTGTAGATCATTTGGGTTATACAGAGGAAGCATTAAATAGAACAGATAAACTTAAAAGGAATATAGGTTTATTAAAAGTAGCAGTGAAAAATGACTCAGAAGATCCGTATCTTTATTTTCAATTAGGTAAGTCCTATTATATGTTGAAGGATTATAAAACTTCTGCCTTATATTTTGAAAAGGCGTTATCTTTTCAGTTAGATTTCAAATTAGAATATGTGGAGGACTTAGTAGAAACCTATGGATATTCTCTGATTAATAATGGTAGGTACTCGGAGTCTCTTATTTTAGAGAATTGCCTTGAGGTCTACTCAAAACTACCAGATTTTCATTTCCTTTTGGGATTAATATATATGAATAATGCTAAATTTACACAGGCAATAAAGTGCTTTTTAGAGTGTACTAAATTTCCATATTCTAAGGTAGAAGGAATAACTACATATATTTCATACTATAATGTAGGGGTTATATATGATGTGCTGGGTTTTGGAGAAAAAGCGATGGAATATTATAAGATGTGTGGGGATTATGAGCCAGCAAGGAATAGGATTAAAGCACAGCTGAATTAA
- a CDS encoding Rpn family recombination-promoting nuclease/putative transposase, whose translation MNKRINNENDLGYKHILSSKKNFLEFLKGFVKKDWVNFIKEDNLILIDKEFILKDFKEEEADIVYRVNIDGNDIIFYVLLEFQSKVDFSMPIRLLMYMTEIWRDELKNTDTKIKKRKDYKLPAIVPMVVYNGKNNWTAARNFKDILKGHELFEDSIVDFRYLLFDVNRMEKEELLEIANIVSTVFLLDQNVNDIEIVDRLKLVGRILRKDSSKEQQKIFKAWLVNILRNRFKDNIDTNINELLKQTSELEVEDMVSNLGKTIEKGFKTSEQRGIKQGIKQGIKQGIEQGIDKGIEQGKEETAVNLLKLGIDTAIIAKGTGLSLEKILELKKKYEN comes from the coding sequence TTGAATAAACGTATAAATAATGAGAATGATTTAGGATATAAGCATATACTATCCAGTAAAAAGAACTTTTTAGAATTCCTTAAAGGTTTTGTAAAGAAAGATTGGGTAAACTTCATAAAAGAAGATAATCTAATCTTAATAGATAAAGAATTTATCCTTAAGGATTTCAAAGAGGAAGAAGCTGACATAGTCTATAGAGTAAATATAGATGGAAATGATATTATATTCTATGTTCTTCTTGAATTTCAGTCAAAAGTGGATTTTTCTATGCCCATAAGACTTCTCATGTATATGACCGAAATTTGGAGAGACGAACTTAAAAACACAGATACTAAAATTAAAAAGAGAAAAGATTACAAATTGCCAGCCATAGTTCCAATGGTAGTGTATAACGGAAAAAATAACTGGACTGCAGCTAGAAACTTTAAAGATATATTGAAAGGACATGAACTCTTTGAAGACAGTATAGTTGATTTCAGATATTTATTATTTGACGTTAATAGAATGGAAAAAGAAGAGTTATTAGAGATAGCCAATATAGTAAGTACAGTATTTTTATTAGATCAAAATGTCAATGATATAGAAATAGTAGACAGACTTAAGCTTGTGGGAAGAATACTTAGAAAAGATTCCTCTAAAGAACAACAGAAAATATTTAAAGCTTGGCTAGTAAATATACTAAGAAATAGATTTAAAGACAATATAGATACAAACATTAACGAATTGTTAAAGCAAACATCTGAATTGGAGGTGGAAGATATGGTAAGTAATTTAGGTAAGACCATTGAGAAAGGCTTTAAAACCTCTGAACAAAGAGGTATCAAACAAGGCATTAAACAAGGCATTAAGCAAGGCATTGAACAAGGCATCGATAAAGGCATTGAACAAGGAAAAGAAGAAACTGCTGTAAATCTTTTAAAACTTGGGATAGATACAGCAATTATAGCTAAAGGAACTGGGTTAAGTTTAGAAAAGATACTTGAACTCAAGAAAAAATATGAAAACTAG
- a CDS encoding LAGLIDADG DNA endonuclease — protein sequence MPFVENTKIYDMNRLERNIIIGGLLGDGSLALYGRSKNAYYREHGCTKQVPYRQWKADKLKNLDFKLLITCKNPQLRSPSNKVYTNLYNSFYINGEKSITKENLLLLDHPIGLACLYMDDGSLVIDSSKRKNGSIYIFPRISIYTLNFSEDENILLTQNSLVLLIKK from the coding sequence ATGCCTTTCGTTGAAAATACTAAGATATATGATATGAATAGATTAGAAAGAAATATAATAATTGGAGGCTTACTTGGTGATGGCAGCTTAGCTCTTTATGGCAGAAGTAAAAATGCATACTATAGAGAACATGGATGCACAAAACAAGTTCCTTATAGACAATGGAAAGCTGATAAACTTAAAAATCTTGACTTTAAACTCTTAATTACATGCAAAAATCCACAACTACGTTCCCCTAGTAATAAGGTCTATACTAATCTTTATAATAGCTTTTATATAAATGGAGAAAAATCTATTACAAAAGAAAATCTGCTGTTACTGGATCATCCAATAGGATTAGCATGTCTATATATGGATGATGGTTCATTGGTTATAGATTCAAGTAAGAGAAAAAATGGCTCCATTTACATTTTTCCAAGAATATCTATCTATACACTTAACTTCTCAGAAGATGAAAATATATTATTAACTCAAAACTCACTGGTCTTACTGATAAAGAAATAG
- a CDS encoding transposase: MFCLNKIKQLTIFEQVSELNHMASNQPVGFIKLLSQNFDIATFIPESFTQHYYADLGRDRKYTLTSVLSALLIMQIFHIPTTTLLTIFLIFSTEIRDFCSFYESIPDESFFSRFKTDFQNDIANLFDSMAIEVIDICEKIDDNLPEDSPYKNLSSMLIYDTSGLKPKVKENNPKTLVAEVNRQKSYAKATNKENFNPYAAAYKNMPKFAQANPNIRLDFVNGHFGYFYKFGLLTNGLGIPLNLKFFDEEFYKSMEKEFHTPEDQKYFYDNASLKSVIMPFLNNIDKNSNFKFKTFLGDSEFDSYENFGLLKSLNFGKVFIPLNPRNQANNKLNGLEYDIEGVPLCPLTKEQFKADGPCKGKNRSLRYKFTCPKSHRDKKGKCYHTCEDPCTDSKSGRMTYVYPDKDFRLYPGVQRNSTEWDETYPTRASIERCLASLKSNPCIEKPKTVNTLTMRSDLYLTCIAKLINVLLAYAINKPEYIRSINKLLKIA, translated from the coding sequence ATGTTTTGTCTCAATAAAATTAAACAACTTACTATTTTTGAACAGGTATCTGAATTAAATCACATGGCTTCAAACCAACCCGTAGGGTTTATTAAACTGCTCTCTCAAAATTTTGATATTGCTACTTTTATTCCTGAATCTTTCACACAGCATTATTATGCCGATTTAGGCAGAGATAGAAAATATACCTTAACATCAGTGCTGTCAGCTTTATTAATCATGCAAATATTTCACATACCCACTACTACCTTATTAACAATTTTTCTTATATTTTCTACTGAAATAAGAGATTTTTGTAGTTTTTATGAATCTATACCAGATGAATCTTTTTTCAGTAGATTTAAAACTGATTTTCAAAATGATATCGCTAATCTGTTTGATTCCATGGCGATTGAAGTTATTGATATCTGTGAAAAAATTGATGATAATCTTCCAGAAGATTCACCTTATAAAAATCTTAGTTCTATGCTTATATATGATACTTCTGGTTTAAAACCAAAAGTTAAAGAAAATAACCCCAAAACACTAGTAGCTGAAGTTAACAGACAAAAATCTTATGCTAAAGCTACTAACAAAGAAAATTTCAATCCATATGCTGCCGCATATAAGAATATGCCTAAGTTTGCACAAGCTAATCCTAATATCAGATTAGATTTTGTCAATGGACACTTTGGTTATTTCTATAAATTTGGTCTTTTAACTAATGGGTTAGGTATTCCTCTCAATTTAAAATTCTTTGATGAAGAGTTTTATAAATCAATGGAAAAAGAATTTCATACACCAGAAGACCAAAAATATTTCTATGATAATGCTTCTTTAAAGTCAGTAATCATGCCATTTTTAAATAACATAGATAAAAATTCTAATTTCAAATTTAAAACCTTTTTAGGTGATTCAGAATTTGATAGTTATGAAAATTTTGGATTACTTAAATCTTTAAATTTTGGAAAAGTATTTATCCCACTTAATCCTCGTAACCAAGCTAATAATAAGCTTAATGGCTTGGAGTATGACATTGAAGGTGTTCCTCTCTGCCCTTTGACTAAAGAGCAATTCAAAGCTGATGGTCCTTGCAAAGGTAAAAATAGAAGCTTAAGGTATAAATTCACCTGTCCAAAATCCCATAGAGATAAAAAGGGAAAGTGCTATCATACTTGCGAAGATCCTTGTACGGATAGTAAAAGTGGTCGTATGACCTACGTTTATCCTGATAAAGATTTTAGACTATATCCTGGTGTTCAAAGGAACTCCACAGAGTGGGATGAAACTTATCCTACTCGCGCATCTATTGAAAGATGCTTAGCTTCTTTAAAATCCAATCCATGCATTGAAAAACCAAAAACAGTAAACACCTTAACTATGCGTTCTGATTTATATCTAACTTGTATTGCTAAACTTATAAATGTCCTATTGGCTTACGCCATAAACAAACCAGAATACATCAGAAGCATAAATAAGCTTCTTAAAATAGCATAA
- a CDS encoding ATP-dependent nuclease, translating into MYISKLNIEGYKNCKNKSEIQFNKGLNILVGENASGKTTIINALRMILKENEFSYMNISEDDFYKSFKDSEQAHAIKINISFEELNSNEEVTFLTWCDADFKAKLNLEVNSNPNRKGYFRKSIWGGASKTSAFEEETFDCIDCIYLPPLRDAEEKLTNGKKSRLATLLKHQYKDKNDENNLVEKVSEFNNKITTNEGNNYKEISKAKENINFNIKNSMGEMFGQSINLQFADVSFNKILESIKMVFFPEIDATDIKRFRDIAINSLGYNNLLYIATVFAELQIAGKSKDLFTVLLIEEPEAHLHPQLQIKLIKHLETLANQQTNTQVIITTHSPILASSVSIDNLIHVSEQNDTIKTTSLCKIRLDDSKNYINRWLDVTKSTLLFSKGVILVEGISENMLIPELAKICLCKYNKYNSAKQLPSSLEEAGISVININGINFKHFLKLFCSIDEDKNIIKIPIKCSGMTDNDPEKEEIDAVNKKGEKIKVKIDTYPNFNDNIEGKNSALKLISQINNSNYARLYHSPLKTFEYDLAMEGNIMIMVKCLNNIWYSKTGEVKDTCKDISENYDDTKLQEYSKFIHKRASDKKLGKGIFAQELAEDIKKEYDEKLLELNSKDETKENVYDEIIEIFKVPQYIYNSVVWACGGDVSD; encoded by the coding sequence ATGTATATATCAAAATTAAACATAGAAGGTTATAAAAATTGTAAAAATAAATCTGAAATACAATTTAATAAAGGGTTAAATATACTAGTTGGAGAGAATGCATCAGGCAAAACAACAATAATAAATGCATTAAGGATGATTTTAAAAGAGAATGAATTTTCTTATATGAATATTAGTGAAGATGATTTTTATAAATCATTTAAAGATAGCGAACAAGCACATGCAATTAAAATAAATATAAGTTTTGAAGAGTTAAATTCGAATGAAGAAGTAACATTCTTAACTTGGTGTGATGCAGATTTCAAAGCAAAATTAAATTTGGAAGTTAATAGTAATCCGAATAGAAAAGGATATTTTAGAAAAAGTATATGGGGCGGCGCTTCTAAAACTAGTGCATTTGAAGAAGAAACTTTTGATTGTATAGATTGTATCTACTTACCGCCATTAAGGGATGCAGAGGAGAAGTTAACAAATGGTAAAAAATCAAGATTAGCAACTTTACTAAAGCACCAATATAAAGATAAAAATGATGAAAATAATTTAGTTGAAAAAGTTTCAGAATTCAATAATAAAATTACAACAAATGAAGGAAATAACTACAAAGAAATATCTAAAGCAAAAGAGAATATTAATTTTAATATAAAAAATTCAATGGGAGAAATGTTTGGTCAAAGTATTAATTTACAATTTGCAGATGTTTCGTTTAATAAAATACTTGAAAGTATTAAGATGGTATTTTTCCCTGAAATAGATGCCACAGATATAAAAAGATTTAGAGATATAGCAATAAATAGTTTAGGATATAATAATTTGTTATATATAGCGACTGTATTTGCTGAATTGCAAATAGCAGGGAAATCAAAAGACTTATTTACAGTGCTGCTTATAGAAGAACCAGAAGCACATCTCCATCCACAGTTGCAAATAAAGTTAATAAAACATCTTGAAACTTTAGCAAATCAACAAACTAACACTCAAGTTATTATTACAACGCATTCTCCAATATTAGCATCTTCGGTTAGTATAGACAACCTTATACATGTATCTGAGCAAAATGATACGATAAAAACAACTTCATTATGTAAAATACGATTAGATGATAGCAAAAACTATATAAACAGATGGCTAGATGTAACAAAATCTACGTTACTATTTTCAAAAGGAGTTATATTAGTTGAAGGAATAAGCGAAAATATGCTAATACCTGAATTGGCTAAAATATGTTTGTGTAAATACAATAAATATAATTCAGCTAAGCAATTGCCTAGTTCACTTGAGGAAGCTGGTATATCTGTTATAAATATAAATGGTATTAACTTTAAGCACTTTCTAAAACTGTTTTGTAGTATTGATGAGGATAAAAATATTATAAAAATTCCAATAAAATGCTCAGGGATGACTGATAATGATCCTGAAAAAGAAGAAATAGATGCTGTAAATAAAAAGGGTGAGAAAATAAAAGTTAAGATTGATACATATCCTAATTTTAATGATAATATTGAAGGCAAAAACAGTGCGTTAAAATTAATTTCTCAAATAAATAATAGTAACTATGCAAGATTATATCATTCTCCATTAAAGACATTTGAATATGATTTGGCAATGGAAGGAAATATTATGATAATGGTTAAATGTCTAAATAATATATGGTATTCAAAAACTGGAGAAGTAAAAGATACATGTAAGGATATAAGTGAAAACTATGATGATACTAAATTACAAGAGTATTCTAAGTTTATCCATAAAAGAGCTAGTGATAAGAAACTAGGGAAAGGCATATTTGCACAGGAACTAGCTGAAGATATAAAAAAAGAATATGATGAAAAATTATTAGAACTAAATTCAAAAGATGAAACTAAAGAAAATGTATATGATGAAATTATAGAAATATTCAAAGTACCTCAATACATATATAATTCGGTTGTTTGGGCTTGTGGTGGTGATGTAAGTGACTAA
- a CDS encoding ATP-dependent helicase: MTKEEMQNEVAKILCEKNSDLTCDECYKSKKDIDYICKNSNHCRISEKTEKQLQYILSSINESTFLEACPGSGKTEVVGMKSAYEIKRWDSNSKNGMAILTFTNDATSVIRERANQFSKKTSFYPHFIGTISSFIHQYIAQPFGYSEINYSGIDGDYSLKLIDADLNAVTNPWLKKYKCSIPYIGKNGKRTDIFANQIFYDEKNRNFYIKIDKIYLSINEYYDIQQMQKHIKDSRKKFNNNYYYSNSYFYNEFKKCKNNFLKDGFATYEDMNCIAYQILDNDTIVKKISRKFPLIIVDECQDLSWIEIEILNKLKEKGTILHFVGDINQSIFEFKEIALESEYTSEYIKRLKKLELTDNFRSCQPIVNLSNKLMSISNTIKGIEENKFLENSVLYLEYENPEEAVTKYLRILNHFKISESKSCIIVKQNILKNQLLCNINDNERHLLISSIQLWGKENPNSKKKSLEYAGKQISKWFGGARSKSSYYCPKDITSVFAWRIFLKDILNDCYINSKLINYDRKYGKWYCDARKELPSIIKKNYCKIQCFDNLIRDFDEIFSSKWYIGKDVQEDILILNSELKNNDSAIKISTVHGSKGCTYDSTLVISSETAKSESGHWKSHWIEGTDEDRRVGYVASTRAKFLMIWAVPTLGKKDKELIEGYGFQNGNTIV, translated from the coding sequence GTGACTAAAGAAGAAATGCAAAATGAAGTTGCTAAAATATTATGTGAAAAAAATAGTGATTTAACATGTGATGAGTGCTATAAGAGCAAAAAAGATATAGATTATATTTGCAAAAATTCAAATCATTGTAGAATATCAGAAAAAACAGAAAAACAGCTTCAGTATATTTTGTCTTCTATAAATGAGAGTACATTTTTAGAAGCTTGTCCTGGAAGCGGAAAAACAGAAGTAGTTGGAATGAAATCAGCTTATGAAATTAAAAGGTGGGATAGCAATTCTAAAAATGGAATGGCTATTTTAACTTTTACAAATGATGCAACTAGTGTTATTAGAGAAAGAGCGAATCAATTTAGTAAAAAAACATCATTCTATCCTCATTTTATAGGTACTATAAGCAGCTTTATTCATCAATATATTGCTCAACCTTTTGGATATAGTGAAATAAATTACTCAGGTATAGATGGAGACTATTCTTTAAAGTTAATTGATGCTGATTTAAATGCTGTTACTAATCCTTGGCTAAAAAAATACAAATGCTCGATACCGTATATAGGTAAAAATGGAAAAAGAACAGATATATTCGCTAATCAAATATTCTACGATGAAAAAAACCGAAATTTTTATATAAAAATTGATAAAATTTATTTATCAATAAATGAATATTATGATATCCAACAAATGCAGAAACATATTAAAGATAGCAGAAAAAAATTTAATAATAATTATTATTACTCAAATTCCTATTTTTATAATGAATTTAAAAAGTGTAAAAATAATTTTCTTAAAGATGGTTTTGCAACATATGAAGATATGAATTGTATTGCCTATCAAATTTTAGATAACGATACAATAGTCAAGAAAATATCAAGAAAATTTCCTTTAATTATAGTAGATGAATGCCAAGATTTATCATGGATAGAAATTGAAATATTGAATAAATTAAAGGAAAAAGGAACAATATTACATTTTGTCGGGGACATAAATCAATCTATATTTGAATTTAAGGAAATAGCATTAGAATCTGAATATACATCTGAATACATTAAAAGATTAAAAAAGTTAGAACTTACTGATAATTTTAGGAGTTGCCAGCCTATTGTAAATTTATCTAATAAGTTGATGAGTATAAGTAATACAATAAAAGGGATAGAAGAAAATAAATTTTTAGAAAATAGTGTTCTATATTTAGAGTATGAAAATCCGGAAGAAGCTGTTACTAAATATTTAAGAATATTAAATCATTTTAAAATATCTGAGAGCAAGTCTTGTATAATTGTCAAACAGAATATATTAAAGAATCAGTTGCTATGTAATATAAATGATAATGAAAGACATTTGTTAATATCATCAATTCAGCTTTGGGGAAAAGAAAATCCTAATTCGAAAAAGAAATCACTGGAATATGCAGGAAAGCAAATTTCAAAATGGTTTGGAGGAGCTAGAAGTAAAAGTAGTTATTATTGTCCTAAAGATATAACTTCAGTATTCGCATGGAGGATATTTTTAAAAGATATTTTAAATGATTGTTATATTAATAGCAAATTAATAAATTATGATAGAAAATATGGCAAGTGGTATTGTGATGCAAGAAAGGAATTACCCAGTATTATTAAGAAAAACTATTGTAAAATACAATGTTTTGATAATCTAATAAGAGACTTTGACGAAATTTTTTCTTCTAAATGGTATATAGGAAAAGATGTTCAAGAAGACATTTTAATATTAAATAGTGAATTAAAGAATAATGATAGTGCGATAAAGATATCAACAGTGCATGGATCTAAAGGCTGTACATATGATAGCACTTTAGTTATATCTAGTGAGACAGCTAAAAGTGAATCTGGACATTGGAAAAGTCATTGGATAGAAGGAACAGATGAAGATAGGAGGGTTGGCTATGTAGCAAGTACAAGAGCTAAATTTCTTATGATTTGGGCTGTTCCAACTCTTGGTAAAAAGGACAAAGAGTTAATAGAAGGTTATGGATTTCAGAATGGCAATACTATAGTTTAA
- a CDS encoding transposase — MGRKKLEWYRGAMYHVTARGNRRSDLFKEEIDFEIYLKCMEEALSYYKDCYRIISYCLMTNHVHIQIEAKEKPINFYIGRINNFYAKNFNKKYNFIGHLFQSRYNAEIIEKDEYVLEVSRYIHLNPMMAQMVEKPENYKWSSYGMYIGDKHEYLITTSKILSYFSSRNQRQRYKDFVDSKVTVDWKNCK, encoded by the coding sequence ATGGGAAGAAAGAAGTTAGAATGGTATCGAGGAGCCATGTATCACGTAACAGCTAGAGGTAATCGCAGAAGCGACTTATTCAAAGAAGAAATTGATTTTGAAATTTATTTAAAATGTATGGAAGAGGCATTAAGTTATTACAAAGATTGTTATAGAATTATAAGCTATTGTTTGATGACAAATCATGTACACATACAAATAGAAGCAAAAGAAAAACCTATAAATTTTTATATTGGTAGGATTAATAACTTCTATGCAAAGAATTTTAATAAGAAATATAATTTTATAGGTCATTTATTTCAATCAAGATATAATGCTGAAATAATAGAGAAAGATGAATATGTTTTAGAAGTAAGCAGGTATATACACTTAAACCCTATGATGGCACAAATGGTTGAAAAGCCAGAAAATTATAAGTGGAGTAGCTATGGGATGTATATTGGAGATAAGCATGAGTATTTAATAACTACAAGTAAAATACTATCCTATTTTTCAAGTCGTAATCAGAGACAAAGATATAAAGATTTCGTTGATAGTAAGGTAACCGTTGATTGGAAAAATTGTAAGTAA